The Odocoileus virginianus isolate 20LAN1187 ecotype Illinois chromosome 3, Ovbor_1.2, whole genome shotgun sequence genome includes a window with the following:
- the IGIP gene encoding IgA-inducing protein homolog, translating to MCSYYHMKKRSVSGCNITILAVMFSHLSAGNSPCGNQANVLCISRLEFVQYQS from the coding sequence atgtgcagttatTACCACATGAAGAAGCGCAGTGTGTCGGGCTGTAATATAACCATACTTGCTGTCATGTTCTCCCATCTCAGTGCTGGGAACTCACCATGTGGAAACCAAGCAAATGTGTTGTGCATCAGCCGGCTTGAGTTTGTTCAATATCAAAGCTGA
- the PURA gene encoding transcriptional activator protein Pur-alpha, whose product MADRDSGSEQGGAALGSGGSLGHPGSGSGGGGGGGGGGGGGSGGGGGGGAPGGLQHETQELASKRVDIQNKRFYLDVKQNAKGRFLKIAEVGAGGNKSRLTLSMSVAVEFRDYLGDFIEHYAQLGPSQPPDLAQAQDEPRRALKSEFLVRENRKYYMDLKENQRGRFLRIRQTVNRGPGLGSTQGQTIALPAQGLIEFRDALAKLIDDYGVEEEPAELPEGTSLTVDNKRFFFDVGSNKYGVFMRVSEVKPTYRNSITVPYKVWAKFGHTFCKYSEEMKKIQEKQREKRAACEQLHQQQQQQQEETAAATLLLQGEEEGEED is encoded by the coding sequence ATGGCGGACCGAGACAGCGGCAGCGAGCAGGGTGGTGCGGCGCTGGGCTCGGGCGGCTCCCTGGGGCACCCAGGCTCGGGCTCCGGCGGGGGCGGTggtggcggcgggggcggcggcggcggcagtggcggcggcggcggcggcggggccccGGGGGGGCTGCAGCACGAGACGCAGGAGCTGGCCTCCAAGCGGGTGGACATCCAGAATAAGCGCTTCTACCTGGACGTAAAGCAGAACGCCAAGGGCCGCTTTCTAAAGATCGCTGAGGTGGGCGCGGGCGGCAACAAGAGCCGCCTTACTCTCTCCATGTCAGTGGCCGTGGAGTTCCGCGACTACCTGGGCGACTTCATCGAGCACTACGCGCAGCTGGGCCCCAGCCAGCCGCCCGACCTGGCCCAGGCGCAGGACGAGCCGCGCCGGGCGCTCAAGAGCGAGTTCCTGGTGCGCGAGAACCGCAAGTACTACATGGATCTCAAGGAGAACCAGCGCGGCCGCTTCCTGCGCATCCGCCAGACGGTCAACCGGGGGCCCGGCCTGGGCTCCACGCAGGGCCAGACCATTGCACTGCCCGCACAGGGGCTCATCGAGTTCCGCGACGCTCTGGCCAAGCTCATCGACGACTACGGAGTGGAGGAGGAGCCGGCTGAGCTGCCCGAGGGCACCTCCTTGACTGTGGACAACAAGCGCTTCTTCTTCGATGTGGGCTCCAACAAGTACGGCGTGTTTATGCGAGTGAGCGAGGTGAAGCCCACCTACCGCAACTCCATCACCGTGCCCTACAAGGTGTGGGCCAAGTTTGGACACACCTTCTGCAAGTACTCGGAGGAGATGAAGAAGATTCaagagaagcagagggagaagCGAGCTGCCTGTGAGCAGcttcaccagcagcagcagcagcagcaggaggagacagCCGCTGCCACCTTGCTGCTGCAGGGtgaggaagaaggggaagaagatTGA